The sequence AGATTGGGcatcttaacaatactgagtcttccaatatATGAATGTGacatacctttccatttatttaggtatttttaaCTTCTTCACAGCAAATTTTGTAGCTTTCAGCGTAAAGGTCTTATACATAAGACATTCGATTTGTTCCTAGGTATATGACTGTTTTATGCTATTGTAGATAGTATTACATTATTTCAGTTTTCAAGTGTTTATTAATATAGAATTGcaagttatcattattattgaacCTCTATCCTGTAAACTTGCTATTCACTTATTAGTCAAAAATTAATAGTTTTAGAAATTTCATAGGATTCTTGTAAATacacattttccctttttttcttaatctttgttttttccatttttcttgccttattgtactGACTAGAACTTCTATTGCAATATTGAATAGAAGGGGCAAGAACAGATATCCTTGCCTTCTTTCCAATCCTAGAGGAAAAGGACTTAATACTAAACAACTAAGTATGATATTAACTGTTAGATTTTCacagatgccctttatcaagtGATAgaattctcttctatttctggtTTGCTGGAAGTTTTTATCATATGAGCATTCAATGTCatcaattttctttttgtatctgcTTTTTCTCCTTTGTGCTAATACAGTGAATTACACCACTGGGATAAACTCCTCTTGCTCAtgataaatcattttttttttcattgctaaGTTCTATTTCCTCCTATTTTGTTaagtatttttgcatctgtattcatgattgatattaatctttaattttcttttctcataatatatttttcatgttttgcTACTGgggttatgctggcctcataaaacaagTTGAAAagctctctatttttttaaagagtttgtgtagaactTAGTATTATTTCtaacttaaatatttgatagaattcaccactgaCATCATCATCAGGGCTTGGAGTTTTCTTTTTGGCAAGACATGTGATTCAAATTCAATACTTCAATAAATATGGagctatttttagatttttttcttgttgcatCACTTTTCACAAGTTATGTTTTGAAAGTCATTTGTCCATTTCATgagttgttgaatttgttggcataaagttgtctATAGTATGTTCTTATTATCATTAACATCAATAGGCTATGTAGTAATGACCCCCTTTCATTCCTGACATTAGTaacttgtgttttctcttttttacttgaTCAGCTTTTTTAGTTTCCtaggctgtcataacaaattaccataaactgtgtggcttgaaacaacagaaattcattcgcTCATATTTCTGGaggacagaagtccaaaatcaagtctCTCTCTGAAGGCTGTAGGAGATGATCCTTTCTTGTCTTTTACTAGCTTCTGGTtgttggcaatctttggcattctttggcttaGGACTGCataactctaatctctgcctccgtcttcacgtgGCGGCCTTCTCTGTTTCCGTATCTCTACATGgccttcttataagaacaccagtcactggatttatcctaatccagtatgactcgTCATAACTAATTAAATCTGCAAATACCTGATTTCCAAAAAAGATCACATTCTGAAGTTCTGGAGGGACATGACTTTTTGAGGAATACTATTCAACCCCGTATATTAGTCTTGCTGGGTGTTTATCAATTTAAACCATTTCCAAAAGCTtagttttgattttgttgattctCTGTGTTAATTTTCATTAATTGTGGAAAAGTTTTGTCAATATCTCTTCAAACTTTTTTTCATACCATTCTCTATGCTCGCCTTATGAAACTCAATTACAAGATGTAAGACCACTTGATTTTTACCTTCAAAACTCAGGtactcttttttacttttttctctttgattttcagtttttataCTTTCAGTTGCCCTGTCTCCAAGTTTGTCAATCCTTTCCTCTATGTAAACTCAtatcattttctagaattttcttttttgtgtttttcaaagtTTACATGTCTCTGTTGAAATTCCCCACCTCTTCATGCATGTTTTCCACCCTTTTTACTAGCTCCTTCAGCATTTTTATCAGCTATCTACCTCTGATAATTGCAACGTCTGGACAATCTCTGAGTTTGGTTCTATTGACTGTTTCCTCTCTGGCTCAAATTTTTTGGCTCCTTTGCATGTTAATTTCTTACTGTATGTTGGatattttctataaaaacaaCTAGTAGTTACCTCCAGAAAAGGGCATGGCCATTCTTTTGTCAGGCTCCTAGAGTAGGAGGCTGAGTTAATCTAATCTGTAGTCAAAGTGATGAGCTTTGTTCCTGGTTTAGTTTGATTCACTTTATCACTGAACGTTGGTGAAATTGTAGGGAAATCTTGGTGCTTTTCAGCTGCCAGCTTTCTAAACAATGGAGGATTTCTCTCTGCACTACATTCCAATTGCATATAATTTCTGAGGTATTATCTTTATACTCTACTCAGGCTTTCTGAATAGgtaaactctttcaaattatcatgCCTTTTGGAGGACACAGTTGCTTACAATGTTAAGACTCATAATGCCTCAGaaagatttttcctttgtttccagtCTGTGCTATATTCTTATCTTCCTAATAACTTAGTACATTCTTTCTAAAACCAGCACTTTGGCTGGTTGAAAAGAGGCAAGACGTACATCACAATTTACAAGAATGCTAATAAGCTGATATTTACTGAACTTCATTTCACAGTGTGACAGGACACTGCAGAAGACATAATAAAAgctgtctttctctttcacaaATCCCTTGAGTGTTTATAATATATGACACTATTCTAGAAATATACAATTTAATCTTAGTAACTGGAATGAATAAAAACAGAGTTCCTAAATTACACTAGATCTCTAATTTGATTTTCTAAAAGCTGATTAAAAGTGGATTAGTTCAGCTCCTTCTACCATGTAATTCTGCCATCTCCTAAGATCTTGTCATCAACATCCAACGGGTAGAAGgagaaaaaattaggaaataacaTTCCTGTTTTTCAAAATCTTAACATCAAAACAGCAaacacattcatttcatttaCGTTTCACTGGCTAAAATTCAATCTCTTGCCTAAACTTAATTGAAAGAGTGggtgggaaatgtagttttgtgTACCCAGggcaaaaaagaaatagatttttcACTATCAGTTCACAGGATCTGCCAATTTTGTTACCTTAAAACCTCGTATTCTTAAAGCTAAACATTCAACACAAAAATGTTGATAGAATTAAAGAGAAACGCCTTGTCCATTCATCCAAGCTACTGTATCTGAGAGCGTAGGCAAGGCATATTTTGAAAGAGGGTATGGTTGTCGTCCATTACTTTAGCCTTGAGGTGAGAGATGAACACAAATtcaaaatttctctttatttataatcCCTTTTTGAATCTATTAATATTTTCAACATGTGTTATTTCTTAGGGTAAAAGTTTATTGGAATTAAAATACTATCAAAGTAATATTTTTGTCatcaaataatttctttaatGTCAGTATAAATCTCTAAGCCTAATATTCTAGTACGAACATATAAGTCCATGTTCTTCACTATGCCATCCTCCCAGCACAATTTATAATCTTATGAACTTTGATTCTATCAATTTCCCTCTCACCATACTCTGGTCCTTCACAACTTGAATTACAGCTTCCTTGATGTATAACAATCATGCTTGGATGCTATTTCCCAGGTGTGGTTGCACCATGATTTTCAGAGCCatgataaaatttttttatagtttGTATCCAAATTTTTTTCTAGTGATGCCAGATTTCAATCAATGTTTATTGAAATCTCTCTCATGTTCACTGCCAGGTGGGAGGAGAacagtattttattctcttttctgtcttATTAGTCCAGTAGTCTTCAGAAATATTATTTACAGAGTTCTATATCTAGCAACTTATTCCCAATTGAGATCTCTGGTTGCACCATATAACCATTTTCCCTTAAATTGCTCCCTCTTGCACTTTAAACTTGTTTTCACTATCTTTTATTCTGGCTATGGAACCACttcttccaaaaaaaataaacctggggctggcccggtggcgcaagcagttaagtgtgcgtgcttcgctgcggcagcctggggttcacaggttcggataccgggtgtgcaccaacgcaccacttgtcaagccatgctgtggcggcgtcccatacaaaatagagaaagatgggcatggatgttagctcagggccaatcttcctcagcaaaaagaggaagattggcatcagatgttagctcagaactgatcttcctcataaataaataaacaaacaaacaaacaaataaataaataaataaataaataaaccttgttAATCCTCTTCAAAGATTCTTTTGCAAACCAGTTTGTCACTGGGCACCTTCTAGctgaacattttcttcttttgaataaTATCTGTGATCTGTTAACCATTCTTTATCTGCATAGATAGGGATCCAAGTGGAAGCTATCCAATCACTTGTAtgaccagaaagagagaaaattgttTTGGTGGATGCATGTATCACAATTATTTTGAACCTAGTTTTTTTGGATTGCTTattttgtcctttagaatttgGGTTCTACAAAGATCACATCCTGTTAAAAACGCTCAATATTTGCCTATCTAAGGCTACTTATATAAGTAATTATAATTTGCTATAAATGAGAATCTGTGAAGCTCTTGACTGCAGATTAGGGTGGCTTTTATTTGATATTAATCATATCTGCTTTTATTCACAAACTTATCAGCCTTGTGTATGAACACTAACCCTCATTTTATATAAAACACAATTGAAGTAAATCTACCTATAGCTACTTCTCTTATTCATTAGTGATTAAAATTACAGAGAATAAGCTTGATGAAATGATTTCAAGCATGTATAATAGACCAGTTAGCATATTATCTGGCCTTGTGGCAGGAATCAAATTAATACCTTTAGAATCTCTTGTGCAAAGGTTAAGCAACGAAACCACTCCCATGAATTCAGGTCTGCTTCCCTCTATAGACAGATTCCAGAAGAAACAGATTTTATAAAGActataagaaatatattaatcTGGTAAAACTATTACTTCAAAACCCAATTCTAAAGGAGCTGCTGAGATATGCTGATTATTTGAGGTTGTGGAAAATGTTTCTCATAAAAGTGCTCCAAACAAAACACGCTTTACATTGATTTACAAGGTGTGAACAGCTGGGTTTTGCAGACTGCTTGGTGCACTTCTGGTTGTTTCTCTTAAATCAAGTAGAAAAAATCTACAATGCTGTAgtcctttggttttattttctgggGTAAAAAAAGTATAGGCATAAATGTTTTTACGTGATCCTCTTGacgatatcttttaaaataacgtATCAAATGGCTTAACTCATGTCTCTTGATTATCAGTATTCTTCAATGTCGCTGTCAGTCTTGATTAATTGGTTGAAAATTTCAAAGCAGAATAAGTAACTTGGAAGAACATTTTCCCAATCCCTGAGAATCATAATCATCACAGAAATAGTTTATCCTTTCATCATAAATCTCTGGAAAGTAGCCGTGTTCGTTCATTGTTAACAGGGCAAGGAGCAGTGTCATAGAGGGTTAGTCCATGTAAATTGGCTTCCACCCGTAAAGAAATTttctggaacagaaaagaaaattacatatagAAGTTTGCTCCTTAAAGACATATCATGTCTTCAATATGTTCTGCAGACTATTTTTTGTGATTAGGAATGTAAATCAATTCTAATGAGTAACAGGAGTGAGACAGCTATTATACAGCCAAAGCTATCATCTGTACTACCAATAGAGCTGGGAAAACCAAACTTCGCTACTCGGAAGTTTCTcgtttttctttggtttctatGAATAATCAGTAAAACTAAATGTTGAGGATGGTCTACGTAAACGCAGACAGAATTGATGAAAATTCTGCAAAAGAATTTCtgcaaattttattgttttacgaCCCTATTTTCAAAGCTGAACCTCACTAGCAATACACTACTTCTCCATACACAGAACAGTTCACCTGAGAAGTTATACTTTTGGCATCACTGCTTatgaagttaattttttaaaaaggctggAGACTTGCCAAAGGAAGTTCTGTTACTCCATCTGAAGGAAGTCTGACTGCATACATCTAATTCTGTCTTTTCTTACCTGAAAATCACGGATATAAGTCAGGAAAAaaccaaagaaggaaaatgacatagACCATTCTGCTGCAGTAGTGATCACATGAAGCACATAACCCTTGAGTGacaatgcaaaaaaaagaatagttctgTAAAATTTCATTCAAATGATCCATAATTTCTCtcaaataaaaattctataatTCTTATTAACCAACCTGCCTTCTGAAAATCAACCCTTGATTTATTGAACATATCTGAAGAATTAAAGGCAGACATTAGGAAAGTCTTCCTAAATGATCTAGCCATTGTAGTTTCATCTTTGTTCTTGTTAGAGCCGTCcagttgattccgactcctagcaaccctgggtacagcagagtggaatgaTGCTCAGTCTTTTTGcactatcctctcaccttccagtgctatatcagacaatgttctgttGCTATTCttaggttttcatggccagttttttcagaagtgggtggccaggtccttcttcctagtctgtcttagtctggaaggtccactgaaacctgtccaccatgggtgaccctgctggtatttgataTACCgctggcatagctttcagcatcacagcaacttgcagccaccacagtatgacaaccagtagatgggtggttgggtggttccctgacctggaaacgaacctgggctgtGGTAGTGAGAGCATCaaatcttaaccattagaccaccatGGCTGGCTACTTTCATCTAGAGCAAACAAAATTTCCATTTGAATAACTAAGACAGAATAGGAGAACTCTATAATCAAGAAGTTACTGCCTTTCCCAAAGCCATAAGATGCATAAAATGCCACTAAAAAAACTTTAAGTAAACAACGCTCATACTAAACTTAGTGTTATTTTTGGAGCCTTAAATAATATATGGATTATAATTAGGAGAATCAGGTAAATTATTTCAGTCATTTATTCTCACAAACATGTCCGAGCCACagctgattctttaaaaataatttaaaataaaatgtcaccAAATGTTTTGTGAGAACAGATgaactcattttattttctatttagtatatgctcctcctcttttttcctcaggATCAAAGATGCTGTCTCCATTCAGAGATCCACATCAGAACCTGAATGCAGAATCTAAAATAATAAACTTCCAGATaacaaaaagtggaggaagacatcGTTTTAATTTAGACAACAAGTATTCTAATAATAAAAGATCTCAGTTGGGTATATTGTATGCTATATTCATATTTAGAGTAGTCAATTTCTGAGAAAACTCTTTGCCATCCTAATTCTCTTCATGTTTTGAAAATGTCCACAGGTCACAGGTGATAGGAGAATATGTATAGTTCTACATAAACTCTATCATATAGAGAAAATAATCCTAATATATAACTGATTACCAAAAAAGCTTAATTTCAGTGatgaaatgaaaaacatatgaaaatcaaccaAAATAGTCATCTGTAATATAAAACTAAGTTTTAGATACTCTAAGTTCTTACTTTGTCCTTTGGGTTCCAATGGAGTTTTTCTACTATATCAGTGCCAAAAGTGCCATGGTACAAAAGTGATGAGCAAGTCAGCACTATAGAAAAAGTAAGTCAAGGAAGAATCTCAGAGAAGACTTGTTTAAATtagattcaaaacaaaagtcactTTAAAGGTCCAAAAAAATTACTCACACATTTGTTCCCAAGGTCCATATCCACTTTCTTAAAGATTTCCTGTTACAAGGCAGTAGTAGAATTTAAAACGTGCCCAGAGCATTACTATGAAATGGTTCATATGGTTAATCCCTCTTTGCTCAGTAAACTAGCAGCTGTATCATAAGCCTCTGCTACATAATTGTTCTCAGGGAAGGCATTAACTCATCCTTCATATCTTTGAAGTGAGTACAGTAATCCCCCCCTTATTCAAGGaagatacgttccaagacccctagCGGatacctgaaaccacagatagtactgaaccctatatatactatgtttttttcctatacatacatacctatgataaagtttaatttataaattaggcacagtaagagattaacaataataacttCTCTTTGGTATATCTGAATTGCTAGCATCACTACTCCTGCACTGTGGGGCCATTATTTAGTAAAATGAGGGTTCCTttaacacaagcactgtgatacctaGACAGTCTatctgataaccgagatggctactaagttaCTAAGGAGTGGGTagcgtatacagtgtggatatgctccacaaagggatgattcacgtcccgggCGGGAGGGAGCAGAATactcaagatttcatcatgctagtcagaatggcatgcaatttaaaacttatgaattgtttatttctggaattttccatttaatattttcagactatgGTTACAGCAGGTAACTGAAAGCACAGAAAGTgaaaccacggataaggggggGACTACTATATGATCAAGCCAAACATTATCTTTGTTCCTAGCTCAGTTACTGAGGTCCTACCCAAAATTTGTATTTCATGTTTCAAATCTTTTAATTTAGAGTTACTAACCCAAGAATCTCACTCACGAAAGGCCTACTTACAATATGCCAACACTGTTCACTTAAATTTTGTTATTCAATTCCCTTCTAAGTGTAGCCACAATTTATAGCAAAGGATACTGCTAAATGCACTTACTCCACACCAGATAACCAGCAGCAGTCTGACCCAGAAGACTTGTTTGCCATGAATTTTGGGCTGCATTTGGTAGGAAAGGATGGTCTGAACAAACATATATAATGAGCCCATACCAAAGGTGAGCACAGCTCCACATACATGTACAGCAAAAAACGTTGTTTTCTGAGAggtagaaagaagaaataagtaaataaaagaaactcaaaaCACATCGCCAACACAATATGTAAAAGCACAAGCCAGTGATTTCAATGGGACATTCCCTAACTGGAAAAGCTCTGCAGATTCTACAAATTACTTCCTGAGGTAATTTTCTTTCGTCATACTCAGCATAACCCAGAGGATTACAGTAAAACCGAGTTATTTCATATGCCACTACTGAAAACATGACAATAATTaatcatttactcatttaataatatgtttgtttatttgggTGcctcactgttctaagcactcagATACGTtattgaacaaaacagacaaaaacttgGCCCTCAGAGTTTACATTCAAGTGAAGGAGcacaaacaataaataataaacttcAGAAATAAGTAAATTCTATAGTATATTAGATGGTGATAAGGGTTATAGAAAAAGAGCAGTGCAAGGTAAAGAAGATTAGGATGGTTGGGAATGCTGGGGGTAGAGAGCTTCAATTTAAACCTAATTTAAATCTAAAAGCAATGTAAAGACTCAAGAAATTATAACATTTTCCCTTGGCTCTAGTTTGATTGGTTTTGATAACTTATACAAGAGATTACCATAAACtgtaattttcttctcctttaccTTACTTTTGGAAATCCATCTGCATTTTTTACTATATATAACTCCTGCTTAAAAGTGAGGACAGTAGTTCTCCAAAAATTCTATAATCAAAGACTTAGTTGAACCACTCTATTTTTCTAAACTGATGCTGCCAGTACGTCATTTGGCTGAGAAGGTACTGTACAGCACTTGGCACAGAGGGTATGACCAACACAACAGAAGAGAGGTCAGGGCGGGGCTCCCTCCTTTTACAATCAGCTGAACTAATCCACAAGCAGAGTCCAATTTCCTTAGTTGAAGGTATAGGAAGTTTCTAGTATAAAGAAGTAAAAGATAACTTATTTGCCAAAGGCATTGGCTTCTTTTTGGAGAGAGAAAGGGCTACCTGAATATGGTTACAACTGGCAATAAGTTATGAGCATCGAGAAGGGAAAAATAATTGTTATTACCACTATgggtaaccaaaaaaaaaacattcagcACCCATAAAACATAATACAAAATGCTAATTATCTTCTTGCTTTATAATTATGTGAATTTATCTATACATATGGATAAAAGCTGGAAAAATAcaggcaaaaatgaaaataactaaGAGCAGGAATATAGGtgaattttttccccttcaaaatATTCTCACATATATTGATGAAGTTAAATACAGACATAGCCTGGTCAATGTCCACTTGTAATCAACACACAGTTCCATCAACAAAATCCTGtgaattaaaagcaaaaataaagaatggAGAGCATTTACtactatatttttataattaaaataaaggtATATAAAACCAGTTTTAACTGGCAGTACTTTTGCttaatataattatgtatataatatacaaatataaatcatataaattatattttgtcaTGTACAAGAGCATGTTTGTGCTAAGTACCATGTTAGGTGCTGaagatacaacagtgaacaaaaccatTGTGCTTATAATTAATGGAGAAATATAtcaactaaaaaatttaaaaataaatttaaagaatcaTAGATATAAAATTAAGACTATAATAAGTGCTATAAAGAATTAGTTTCCCGAGGCTTAcagaatacaaaaaaagaaaacttgaaatatATTGGAGCAAGTCTGTTGACAGAAAAAACTTCCCTGAGGAAGTATAGTCTGCACTGAGATCTTActtaaagatataaaaatctaTTTAAGGCTTGGGGTTGTGGAATGTCCAACAGGAGAAACAACATATGAAATGGAGTAAAATAAACTTGTCTTATTTAAGGAACAAAGAAAGGCCTGTGTTAGGTACAACAGAGACATTAAGAAGGGGAATGATGCAGAACAAGGCTGGAGAGGCAGACAGGAGCTAGATCATACACGACCTTTGAGTTAATtaagcagtttggcagtttatAAAATTACTGTTTCTCTCTTGTTGTATCCCTTTTCATGCAACTTTGGACTTGTAGAGCTTTAAGCAGGGGTATAGGGAAACAGAGTGagatatatacagtcatgcaccacataatgacatttcaatcaacaacggaccacatatataacggtggtcccataagattactaccatatagcctag comes from Diceros bicornis minor isolate mBicDic1 chromosome 4, mDicBic1.mat.cur, whole genome shotgun sequence and encodes:
- the DRAM2 gene encoding DNA damage-regulated autophagy modulator protein 2 isoform X4, with the translated sequence MGSLYMFVQTILSYQMQPKIHGKQVFWVRLLLVIWCGVSAFSMLTCSSLLYHGTFGTDIVEKLHWNPKDKGYVLHVITTAAEWSMSFSFFGFFLTYIRDFQKISLRVEANLHGLTLYDTAPCPVNNERTRLLSRDL
- the DRAM2 gene encoding DNA damage-regulated autophagy modulator protein 2 isoform X1 — its product is MWWFQQGLSFLPSALVIWTAAAFIFSYITAITLHHVDPVLPYISDTGTVAPEKCLFGAMLNIAAVLCIATIYVRYKQVHALNPEENRIIRLNKAGLVLGLLSCLGLSIVANFQKTTFFAVHVCGAVLTFGMGSLYMFVQTILSYQMQPKIHGKQVFWVRLLLVIWCGVSAFSMLTCSSLLYHGTFGTDIVEKLHWNPKDKGYVLHVITTAAEWSMSFSFFGFFLTYIRDFQKISLRVEANLHGLTLYDTAPCPVNNERTRLLSRDL
- the DRAM2 gene encoding DNA damage-regulated autophagy modulator protein 2 isoform X3; the protein is MELCVDYKWTLTRLCLYLTSSIYKTTFFAVHVCGAVLTFGMGSLYMFVQTILSYQMQPKIHGKQVFWVRLLLVIWCGVSAFSMLTCSSLLYHGTFGTDIVEKLHWNPKDKGYVLHVITTAAEWSMSFSFFGFFLTYIRDFQKISLRVEANLHGLTLYDTAPCPVNNERTRLLSRDL
- the DRAM2 gene encoding DNA damage-regulated autophagy modulator protein 2 isoform X2 translates to MWWFQQGLSFLPSALVIWTAAAFIFSYITAITLHHVDPVLPYISDTGTVAPEKCLFGAMLNIAAVLCIATIYVRYKQVHALNPEENRIIRLNKAGLVLGLLSCLGLSIVANFQKTTFFAVHVCGAVLTFGMGSLYMFVQTILSYQMQPKIHGKQVFWVRLLLVIWCGVSAFSMLTCSSLLYHGTFGTDIVEKLHWNPKDKKISLRVEANLHGLTLYDTAPCPVNNERTRLLSRDL